A genomic region of Chiroxiphia lanceolata isolate bChiLan1 chromosome 31, bChiLan1.pri, whole genome shotgun sequence contains the following coding sequences:
- the LOC116800121 gene encoding forkhead box protein P3-like, which yields MPRSSDGQCPQTPLDHQTPLGPPPKPPYTYATLIRQAILEAPQRQRPLAEIYHWFSRHLGSFRHNTRTWKNAVRHNLSLHKCFVRVEAARGAVWTVDEAEFRRKRGQRYPRDCDLKCFVPPRR from the exons ATGCCACGCTCATCTGATGGTCagtgcccccaaacccccctggaCCACCaaacccccctgggaccccccccaaaacccccctaCACCTACGCCACGCTCATCCG CCAGGCGATCCTGGAGGCCCCGCAGCGGCAGCGCCCCCTGGCGGAGATTTACCACTGGTTCAGCCGCCATTTGGGTTCTTTCCGGCACAACACCCGGACATGGAAG aACGCCGTGAGGCACAACCTGAGCCTGCACAAGTGCTTCGTGCGGGTGGAGGCGGCCAGAGGAGCCGTGTGGACGGTGGACGAGGCCGAGTTCCGCAGGAAACGGGGCCAGCGCTACCCCAG GGACTGTGACCTCAAGTGCTTTGTGCCCCCACGGCGCTGA